A section of the Drosophila subobscura isolate 14011-0131.10 chromosome A, UCBerk_Dsub_1.0, whole genome shotgun sequence genome encodes:
- the LOC117903587 gene encoding protein YIPF1, with protein sequence METPTADDLLQFRDYSSTSATNSGAPAQINVNSPTHASGGGGGGIGSGFGGAGGHSSAQRQRGDPLADLIYDMSTSAQAMAGGGANNAQNAALDGSGSGGGGTGGARLSFLTIEYYQQFFNVDTYMVLERIANSMIPKRASGNYLRMNIGENPDLYGPFWITVTLIFSIAISGNIASYLHHASDGYHWHYNFHLVSYAATCIFLYANILPAILWALFKYSLKPVNEADAVETDSATYTPTLLSLMCIYGYSLAIYIPVSILWVINISLLQWLLVITAALLSGTVLIAVLTPALRNSQFSLFLIIGILSAHVVLAAGFMLYFFHNPPDSPVATMPLPTAPSVLKAVTQAAAKAVLPGNQTH encoded by the exons ATGGAGACACCGACTGCCGACGATTTGCTACAGTTTCGCGACTATAGCAGCACAAGCGCAACTAACAGCGGCGCACCAGCGCAAATCAATGTGAACTCGCCAACGCATGCatcaggcggcggcggaggtggcaTTGGCAGTGGATTTGGCGGAGCTGGCGGCCATAGCAGTGCACAACGTCAACGCGGTGATCCTCTGGCCGATCTCATCTACGACATGAGCACTTCCGCACAGGCCATGGCAGGTGGTGGCGCCAACAATGCGCAGAACGCGGCCCTAGATGGAtctggcagcggcggcggcggcactggcgGCGCACGCCTCTCCTTTCTTACCATCGAGTACTATCAGCAGTTCTTCAACGTGGACACCTACATGGTGCTGGAGCGCATTGCCAACTCGATGATACCCAAGCGGGCATCTGGCAATTATCTACGCATGAACATTGGCGAAAATCCCGATCTCTATGGCCCCTTCTGGATAACCGTCACACTG ATCTTCTCGATTGCCATTAGCGGCAACATAGCCAGCTACTTGCATCATGCCAGCGATGGCTACCACTGGCACTACAACTTCCATTTGGTCTCGTACGCGGCCACTTGCATCTTTCTGTATGCCAATATCTTGCCGGCCATACTGTGGGCCCTCTTCAAGTACAGCCTGAAGCCCGTCAATGAGGCGGATGCCGTTGAAACGGATAGC GCCAcctacacacccacactgcTGTCCCTGATGTGCATCTACGGCTACAGCCTGGCCATCTACATACCCGTCTCCATTCTCTGGGTGATTAAT ATCTCtctgctgcagtggctgctCGTGATTACCGCTGCCCTGTTGTCGGGCACCGTGCTGATTGCCGTACTGACGCCGGCGCTGCGCAACTCCCAGTTCTCGCTGTTCCTCATCATTGGCATCCTCAGTGCTCACGTTGTGCTGGCTGCCGGCTTTATGCTGTACTTTTTCCACAATCCGCCCGACTCACCGGTGGCCACTATGCCACTGCCCACAGCACCGTCTGTCCTTAAGGCCGTTACCCAGGCGGCCGCCAAGGCAGTGCTGCCCGGTAACCAGACACACTAA
- the LOC117903592 gene encoding breast cancer metastasis-suppressor 1-like protein, giving the protein MPVKNGDSDGEGDVSGAESERSNSSQGRDSSDEEENNECDSDDSSEMDVCEIERIRAEHIEDMLSLERQFNTLREQYYFERIAWIESQLSEVRSGRSEEYVHPQRDLDKVYRTRIEVADVLRRFRLQNIEHKFLSEEQACVQHLESEKHMVGENLREELEERIRRLEEDRHNVDISWADWGTDKRQSKVRGPGRKKAVTVTGPYVVYMLREEDIMEDWTIIRKALKRTSTTSTTGAGPAQGGPVPPTSGTSALAGPTVGIGMSMGMGMGLSALSGGVPAMAAGSV; this is encoded by the exons ATGCCAGTGAAAAATGGTGACTCCGATGGGGAAGGGGACGTCTCTGGGGCAGAGTCGGAGCGCTCCAACTCCAGCCAGGGCCGTGACTCctccgacgaggaggagaacaACGAATGCGACTCCGATGACTCCTCCGAGATGGACGTCTGTGAAATCGAGCGCATTCGAGCCGAACACATTGAGGATATGC TGAGTCTGGAGCGGCAGTTCAACACGCTGCGCGAGCAATATTACTTTGAGCGCATCGCCTGGATCGAGAGCCAGCTGTCGGAGGTGCGTTCCGGCCGTTCCGAGGAGTATGTGCATCCCCAGAGGGACCTCGACAAGGTCTACCGCACCCGCATCGAGGTGGCCGATGTGCTGCGGAGATTTCGCCTGCAGAATATCGAACACAAGTTCCTGTCCGAGGAGCAGGCCTGCGTCCAGCATCTGGAG AGCGAGAAGCATATGGTGGGAGAGAACCTACgagaggagctggaggagcggATACGACGCCTGGAAGAGGATCGCCACAACGTAGACATCTCGTGGGCCGACTGGGGCACGGACAAGCGGCAGAGCAAGGTGCGTGGGCCGGGGCGAAAGAAGGCCGTCACCGTCACTGGTCCCTATGTGGTGTACATGCTGCGTGAGGAGGACATCATGGAGGACTGGACGATCATCAGGAAGGCGCTAAAGCGCACCTCCACCACCAGTACAACGGGTGCGGGCCCCGCGCAAGGGGGTCCAGTCCCACCCACATCGGGTACGAGCGCACTGGCTGGTCCCACTGTCGGCATAGGAAtgagcatgggcatgggcatgggcctcTCCGCCCTCAGTGGCGGGGTACCGGCAATGGCCGCTGGCAGTGTATAG